One uncultured Alphaproteobacteria bacterium genomic region harbors:
- the cbbM gene encoding Ribulose bisphosphate carboxylase encodes MDQSNRYAALELDEPALIARGRHVLAVYAMQPKRGTYLAAAAHFAAESSTGTNVEVCTTDDFTRGIDALVYHADADAGLMRIAFPLALFDRNVTDGKAMVASVLTLLAGNNQGMDDIAHAKLLDFYAPPDFLKAFDGPAANIETLRRVLGRGTGPILGTIIKPKLGLRPQPFAKACHDFWLGGDFIKNDEPQGNQVFAPMKETMRAVADAMARAQDETGAAKLFSANVTADDPAEILARCELILDAFGENADHVAFLVDGFVAGPTAVATVRRNHPDHFLHYHRAGHGAITSRQSRRGYTSLVLAKLARMMGASGFHTGGMGFGKMEGRPEDRAVADMLDHDLAAGPAFLQPWHGMKAATPIVSGGMNALRLPGFFDNLTHANVILTAGGGTFGHLDGAAAGARSLRAAVAAWESGTPLLDAARADRDLARAFVSFPHDADALYPGWREVVSA; translated from the coding sequence ATGGACCAGTCGAACCGCTACGCCGCCCTCGAACTCGACGAACCGGCGCTGATCGCGCGCGGCCGGCATGTACTCGCGGTCTACGCGATGCAGCCGAAGCGCGGCACCTATCTCGCCGCCGCGGCGCACTTCGCGGCCGAATCCTCGACCGGCACCAACGTCGAGGTCTGCACCACCGACGACTTCACCCGCGGCATCGACGCGCTGGTCTACCACGCCGACGCGGACGCCGGACTGATGCGGATCGCCTTCCCGCTCGCGCTGTTCGACCGCAACGTCACCGACGGCAAGGCGATGGTCGCCTCGGTGCTGACGCTGCTGGCGGGCAACAACCAGGGCATGGACGACATCGCCCACGCCAAGCTTCTGGATTTCTACGCCCCGCCCGACTTCCTCAAGGCGTTCGACGGCCCGGCGGCGAACATCGAAACCCTGCGGCGCGTGCTCGGCCGCGGCACCGGGCCGATTCTCGGCACCATCATCAAGCCCAAGCTCGGCCTGCGCCCGCAGCCGTTCGCCAAGGCGTGCCACGACTTCTGGCTCGGCGGCGACTTCATCAAGAACGACGAGCCCCAGGGCAACCAGGTGTTCGCGCCGATGAAGGAGACGATGCGCGCGGTCGCCGACGCGATGGCGCGCGCCCAGGACGAAACCGGCGCGGCGAAGCTGTTCTCCGCCAACGTCACCGCCGACGACCCGGCGGAGATCCTCGCCCGCTGCGAGCTGATCCTCGACGCCTTCGGCGAGAACGCCGACCACGTCGCCTTCCTCGTCGACGGATTCGTCGCCGGGCCGACCGCGGTGGCGACGGTGCGCCGCAACCACCCGGACCACTTCCTCCACTACCACCGCGCCGGCCACGGCGCGATCACCTCGCGCCAGAGTCGGCGCGGCTACACCTCGCTGGTGCTCGCCAAGCTCGCGCGGATGATGGGGGCGTCGGGCTTCCACACCGGCGGCATGGGCTTCGGCAAGATGGAGGGCCGCCCCGAAGACCGCGCCGTCGCCGACATGCTCGACCACGATCTCGCCGCCGGTCCCGCCTTCCTGCAACCCTGGCACGGCATGAAAGCCGCCACGCCGATCGTCTCCGGCGGCATGAACGCCTTGCGCTTGCCGGGTTTTTTCGACAACCTGACTCACGCCAACGTGATTCTCACCGCGGGCGGCGGCACCTTCGGCCATCTCGACGGCGCCGCCGCGGGCGCGCGCTCCCTGCGCGCCGCGGTGGCGGCGTGGGAAAGCGGCACCCCGCTTCTCGACGCGGCGCGCGCGGATCGCGACCTGGCGCGCGCCTTCGTCTCCTTCCCGCACGACGCGGACGCGCTCTACCCCGGCTGGCGGGAGGTTGTTTCGGCCTGA